The following coding sequences lie in one Loxodonta africana isolate mLoxAfr1 chromosome X, mLoxAfr1.hap2, whole genome shotgun sequence genomic window:
- the CT47C1 gene encoding cancer/testis antigen family 47 member C1, with product MSANEEQHPAPGGQDGPEGAMGAGGGVVGDPGRDKGLGTPAVGEAGADAPQAERQQGGAPQAEREQVGATRADDGEQAGAPQAEREQVGATRADDGEQAGAPQAEREQVGAPRADDREQAGAPQAEREQVDAPRADDREQAGAPQAEREQVDAPRADDREQEGAPQAEREQVDAPEAEREQAGAPLAEREQVGAPRADDGEGAGAPLAEQEQVDPPRADDGERAGAPLAEQEQVGPPRADDGGEGAPQAEQEQVGAPRADDGERAGAPQAEQEPVGPPRADDGERAGAPQAEQQQVGPPRADDGERAGAPQAEQQQVGPPRADDGERAGAPQAEQEPVGALRADDGERAEAPQAEREQVDPPRANDGERAGAPQAEREQVDSPRADDREPAGAPRAEREQVGPPRADDREQEGVPQVEQEQAGTPWADEPVQEGAPRADEQEQAVQQLALAQAQGGASAGDSDVGPAEEQGPVVNPPQFPIVGFPLMLLGLIHSLLQRISHNDHVLLRPSGDRLMVCHRPPHGSEPLPSWPPPAHGDAMAAWGPAGPGEPVDQGTAPEPGESPELPDQAAAPEPGEPPDQVAAPEPEKPSDQAAAPEPEKPSDQAAAPEPEKPSDQAAAPEPEKPSDQAAAPEPGEPADQAAAPQEATQYQHENSDEEAQKAGGEEEKEEEDKENKNEEQGPKKGLDPAEGSPGKSRYLCFMVALETWGHTG from the exons ATGTCCGCCAATGAGGAGCAACACCCGGCCCCAGGTGGACAGGATGGACCGGAGGGCGCGATGGGAGCAGGCGGTGGGGTGGTCGGCGACCCCGGGCGGGACAAAGGCCTGGGGACGCCTGCTGTCGGGGAGGCGGGAGCGGACGCCCCTCAGGCGGAGCGGCAGCAGGGGGGCGCCCCTCAGGCGGAGCGGGAGCAGGTGGGAGCCACTCGGGCCGACGATGGGGAGCAGGCGGGAGCCCCTCAGGCGGAGCGAGAGCAGGTGGGAGCCACTCGGGCCGACGATGGGGAGCAGGCGGGAGCCCCTCAGGCGGAGCGAGAGCAGGTGGGCGCCCCTCGGGCCGACGATCGGGAGCAGGCGGGAGCCCCTCAGGCGGAGCGAGAGCAGGTGGACGCCCCTCGGGCCGACGATCGGGAGCAGGCGGGAGCCCCTCAGGCGGAGCGAGAGCAGGTGGACGCCCCTCGGGCCGACGATCGGGAGCAGGAGGGAGCCCCTCAGGCGGAGCGAGAGCAGGTGGACGCCCCTGAGGCGGAGCGGGAGCAGGCGGGAGCCCCTCTGGCGGAGCGGGAGCAGGTGGGAGCCCCTCGGGCCGACGATGGGGAGGGAGCGGGAGCCCCTCTGGCGGAACAGGAGCAGGTGGACCCCCCTCGGGCCGACGATGGGGAGCGGGCGGGAGCCCCTCTGGCGGAACAGGAGCAGGTGGGCCCCCCTCGGGCAGACGATGGAGGGGAGGGAGCCCCTCAGGCGGAGCAGGAGCAGGTGGGCGCCCCTCGGGCCGACGATGGGGAGCGAGCGGGAGCCCCTCAGGCGGAGCAGGAGCCGGTGGGCCCCCCTCGGGCCGACGATGGGGAGCGAGCGGGAGCCCCTCAGGCAGAGCAGCAGCAGGTGGGCCCCCCTCGGGCCGACGATGGGGAGCGAGCGGGAGCCCCTCAGGCGGAGCAGCAGCAGGTGGGCCCCCCTCGGGCCGACGATGGGGAGCGAGCGGGAGCCCCTCAGGCAGAGCAGGAGCCGGTGGGCGCCCTTCGGGCCGACGATGGGGAGCGGGCGGAAGCCCCTCAGGCGGAGCGGGAGCAGGTGGACCCCCCTCGGGCCAACGATGGGGAGCGAGCGGGAGCCCCTCAGGCGGAGCGGGAGCAGGTGGACTCCCCTCGGGCCGACGATCGGGAGCCGGCGGGAGCCCCTCGGGCGGAGCGGGAGCAGGTGGGCCCCCCTCGGGCCGACGATCGGGAGCAGGAGGGAGTCCCTCAGGTAGAGCAGGAGCAGGCGGGCACCCCTTGGGCGGATGAGCCGGTGCAGGAGGGCGCCCCTCGGGCAGACGAGCAAGAGCAGGCCGTGCAGCAGCTGGCCCTAGCCCAGGCCCAGGGGGGCGCGAGCGCGGGAGACTCAGACGTCGGGCCGGCAGAGGAGCAAGGCCCGGTGGTGAACCCGCCCCAGTTCCCCATAGTCGGCTTCCCCTTGATGCTCCTGGGCTTAATCCACTCGCTGCTGCAGCGCATCTCCCACAACGACCACGTCCTGCTCCGGCCCAGCGGTGACCGCTTGATGGTGTGCCACCGCCCGCCTCACGGCTCGGAGCCGCTGCCCTCATGGCCACCGCCCGCCCACGGGGACGCAATGGCGGCCTGGGGGCCTGCGGGGCCTGGAGAGCCCGTCGACCAGGGCACAGCCCCGGAACCTGGGGAGTCCCCAGAGCTCCCAGACCAGGCCGCAGCCCCCGAACCGGGGGAGCCTCCGGACCAGGTCGCAGCCCCAGAGCCCGAGAAGCCCTCGGATCAGGCCGCAGCCCCAGAGCCCGAGAAGCCCTCGGACCAGGCCGCAGCCCCCGAGCCCGAGAAGCCCTCGGACCAGGCCGCAGCCCCCGAGCCCGAGAAGCCCTCGGACCAGGCCGCAGCCCCCGAGCCCGGGGAGCCGGCAGATCAGGCCGCTGCCCCGCAGG AGGCGACTCAATATCAGCATGAAAACTCTGATGAAGAGGCCCAAAAAGCAGGAggtgaggaagagaaagaagaggaggacaaggagaacaaaaatgaagaacaaggaCCCAAAAAGGGTCTGGACCCAGCAGAGGGAAGCCCCGGAAAATCCAGGTATCTATGTTTTATGGTAGCGTTGGAAACCTGggggcatactggttaa